Proteins found in one Brevibacillus brevis genomic segment:
- a CDS encoding DUF1259 domain-containing protein has product MPKKVSLCEQFSRIIRGQSGFAGGKCVSTINRNQIKSTILGKRFRVTSSFSFESLNPKTGKALCLGRAAFLQKEVNPFITTIRKQGIKVSSIHNEWLFDRPRLIYVNIEAVDRPLAFARKVRRALDAIPS; this is encoded by the coding sequence ATGCCCAAAAAAGTCTCGCTTTGTGAGCAGTTCTCCAGAATTATTAGGGGGCAATCCGGTTTTGCCGGCGGAAAATGTGTCTCAACCATCAATCGCAATCAAATAAAATCGACTATTTTGGGGAAAAGATTTCGCGTAACTTCTTCTTTTTCATTTGAATCCTTGAATCCAAAAACGGGCAAAGCGCTTTGCTTAGGGAGAGCTGCCTTCTTGCAGAAAGAAGTCAATCCGTTCATTACAACCATTCGGAAGCAAGGCATAAAAGTCTCGTCTATCCATAATGAATGGTTATTCGATCGTCCCCGCTTGATTTATGTAAATATAGAAGCAGTCGATAGACCTCTGGCTTTCGCAAGAAAAGTAAGGCGAGCATTGGATGCCATTCCTTCATGA